The DNA sequence TTCAGGCCGTGCACGACCCGGGCGGAGTATGAGAAGCGTCACGTACGAGCGGTGTCCCGCCCGCGTGTTCGTACCGGTCAGGTGGCGTCCGCGTCGTACGGCGGGCGCTCGTCGCGGGGGTTCTCGGGCTTCTTCGTCATGTCGATCGCGCCGCCGGCGGAACCCGGGGCGGAGGACGGCGAGGACGAGTCCGCGTCACGGCCGTGGACGGCGTCGGTGACCTCGGCCATTTCCTTCTTCAGGTCGAAGCCGTTGCGGATCTCCTTCAGCCCCAGCTCGTCGTTGTCCAGCTGCTTGCGGATGAACGTCTTGGGGTTGAGGTCCTCGAATTCGAAGTCCTTGAAATC is a window from the Streptomyces sp. NBC_00299 genome containing:
- a CDS encoding sec-independent translocase is translated as MFNDIGPLELVTLIVLAVLVFGPDKLPKLIQDATRTIRKIREFSESAKQDIRQELGPDFKDFEFEDLNPKTFIRKQLDNDELGLKEIRNGFDLKKEMAEVTDAVHGRDADSSSPSSAPGSAGGAIDMTKKPENPRDERPPYDADAT